The DNA segment ttagtaTCGTTTTTTTGTCAGTTTCTGGCATGGCCTCAAATTCAGTcttactgaaaaaaattaagttttaacGTCGTTTTACTTGTTTTACTTATGTTTGTAGCAAACAGTTATAAGTGAACATTGTAACTAATAAGGCAATTCTAACTGGAAAGTACCATtgatgtaaatataaaaagaatgcattttgAGACTGGCTATGGGTAGTTGTTTTCTGTTGTACATTATTATTTTGCCACTACTTTCACCCAAACATCATTCATATTGTTTTCCTTTATTCCTGGACTGGTTCTTTTGATCTAATTACAGTACAAATTTGTAAAGACATCAAGACATATAAACGTCATCAAAGCAGTATATCAAGTTATCAGACATTGGCTTTGAACTTGGTTTGTGTATTATTCAGTGTAAAGTTGTTGAACACACTTGTATATGTGTGAATGACTGTGGACTTTTAACTGTcagtaaatgtatattttatataagccATTTTAGGTATTCACAAATAATATTCTTTAAATAGTTTAGATATTGTTTCCTTTAAGCACCATGAGGCGCAATATAGAAAGTGACTGAATAATTAATGtacgttaaaatacattttatgttattGATAACAATGTAtacatgtttgtatgtgtgtgcgtgggGGTGAGGGGGAAAAGACAGAATAGTTCAATAAAAACGCAGCAAAATAATGTTGCTTATCTCAGAGCTATCTTTCTTAATTCGATTGTGCATTGTCCTAATCAGTCacttttactgtaaattaaaatACAACCAAAACAcgtaagtgtttttaaaaaattataacagTTTGCCTGTTTTGGTTTAGGTTACTAcaaaacatttacttttactttgatCTTATATAAGTTTTGTGCTCTCAAGCTTGATATACATCCTTGCCATATCAAAGCACATTGTTCCCGCAGCCCTGTCTCTTTAAAAACATCTGTATGTTTCTAGCCACACTCCATTGGTGCCTCCTGAACCAATAAAAGACAAGCAGAGTACAAAGAGATCTACTCCCTCCCCTTCCTATTGTGTCATTACCCTCACAAGAAGAGCTTCAGTCTACAGCGTCGGATGCATACGTGTTTCATTTTTCTCTAGTAAAGCAGACAAACGAATTATTCATTATTTGCCATGATTTACACGTTAATGCATTGTGGGGTATATTGTCGGTATAGGAAATGGAGATTATGATGAAAGAAATGCGGAGAAAATGGTGGATTGTCGGGCTACTTCATGCTCTTGTTGTGTGGAATATAATCGAGGCACAGATTCGGTACACTATTCCAGAGGAGCAAAACGAGGGCACCGTGGTTGGAAATATCGCCAAAGACCTGGATCTAAAATTATCTGAGGTTTTTGAAAGAAAATTGCGGATTGCCTCCGAATCTGGTAAGCAATTTTTCTGCGTGGATCCAGCCAAAGGAGAGCTGGTTGTGAAGGAAAGAATCGACAGAGAGACATTATGCAGTCAAAGCGCCACTTGTCTTCTTCCTCTGGAGGCTATTGTAGAAAATCCTTTACAGCTGTACCGTGTAGAAATAGAAATCCAAGATATTAATGACAATTCTCCAGTTTTTCAGAACCAGGAGAAGGTTTTAAATATAGCTGAGTCAACAGCTCCTGGTGTAAAATTTCGTTTAGAATCGGCACGAGACCCAGATGTTGGCTCGAATTCACTGCGTACTTACAACCttagtaaaaataaacattttgtgcTACATATAAAAACAGAGAACGATGGAACAAAAGTTCCAGAGTTGATTTTGGAATCGTCCTTGGACAGAGAGAAACAACCTACTCTTACTATTTTGCTTACAGCTTTAGACGGAGGGAACCCTGCAAAATCCGGTACAACCCAAATTACTGTTCGAGTGCTTGACATTAATGATAATTCCCCAGCTTTTGAAAAAACGCAATATGAGGCCCAGGTATCAGAAAACGCACCGTTGGGAACAATAATTGCTTCTGTCAAAGCTGTGGATCGAGATGAAGGAGATAATGGTGAAATACTTTATGCATTCACGCCGCATGCATCTGAAGTTGTACAGAATTTGTTCAATGTAGACATCGTCACAGGCGATATTAAGGTCACGAATAAAATAGATTATGAGACTCACAGCTCCTTCAAGTTTGACATCATTGCCACTGACAAAGGCACTCCACCAATGGAGGGCGTTTGTAGTGTGCACATTGAGGTTCTGGATATGAATGACAATGCACCAGAAATTGTATTGAAGTCGTTGCCTAGTCCCATTGGTGAAAACGCTACTGTTGGAACAGTGGTGGCTTTGATCAGTGCTAAAGATTTAGATAAAGGAGACAATGGTAAAGTAAGTCTGACATTATTACCAGGAGcaccttttattttaaaagcttCAATTTCTAATCATTATACACTGATCACAGATCAGAAACTAGACAGAGAGTCTCACTCCGTGTATAGTGTTGTTGTAGTTGCTGTTGATTCTGGTTCACCTCAGCTCACATCTAAGCAGGAGATCATTGTTAATGTATTGGATATAAACGATAACCCACCCATTTTTACTCAGCCGTTTTACACTGTTTATGTAAAAGAGAACGCCGCTGCTGGGTCGATATTGTGTTCCGTGTCGGCATCTGATCCAGATCAGGGAGAAAACGCCAAGATATCGTATTTTGTTTTAGATTCGAGAGGTATGGACACACCTGTCGCTTCATACGTCTACATCAACTCAGAGAACGGTAGCGTTTTCAGCATGCACACTTTTGactatgaaaaaataaaagtgttccAGATTCAGGTACAGGCGAAAGATCACGGTTCTCCATCACTGAGCAGCAACGCCACAGTGCATGTTTTTGTCCTGGACCAGAACGACAACGCCCCCTCTGTCATTTACCCCTCTGCTGTCATGGGCTCAATCTCCCATCAGAGGATACCCCGTTCTGCTAAACCTGGACATCTTGTTACTAAGGTCACAGCAGTGGACGCTGACTCGGGCCATAACGCCTGGATATCCTATCGGCTTGCGGAGGCCACGGACGCGTCTCTGTTTAGCGTCAATTTACACACAGGAGAGGTGAGAACTAAACGCTCGCTTTTAGAGCAAGATGACTCCTCTCAGAGACTGCAGATAGAGATACAGGACAACGGAGAACCAGTGCAGTCCACCACAGTCACAGTGGATGTCCTGATAGAGGACGGCTTTCATGAACCCATTTCAGACTATCTTAAGAAAACCTCAGAACTCAATAAGAAAAGCGGAAAAATCACACTCTATCTCATTATCTCTCTCGCCTCCGTGTCTTTACTGTGTTTGATGACGTTCTTCATCTTATTGGCTAAATGTGCTCGAAACAGTAGAGGCAGCTCGAGCTGCTGTATCAGACGGAGTGATTCTGGATATAAGAACCCCAACAGAAACCTGCAGATCCAGCTCAACACTGACGGACCCATTAAGTATGTGGAGGTGCTTGGAGGAGACATGATGTCTCAGAGTCAGTCATTCGGCTCATATCTCTCTCCAATGTCCGAATTCAGTGACTTTACTCTGGTAAAGCCCAGCAGCACTACAGATTTTACAGACACGCTAAACGTGCTGGATGCCTCGCTACCTGATAGCACGTGGAAGTTCGAGAGCCAGCAGGTGAGAATTTAGATAAGCTTTTCTACATTTTAGGCTTTTCTTCATTCCACTTTATGCTGACCTTGGGTAATTTGTGATTTTCAACTTTTGCATAGGTTAagctttaaaaattaaatttaatgtttCATTAACCACTGATAGCATTATCTATCTAGATGAGTATCAAGTATGTTAATCAAATTTCTGACAAGTCTCAAAAGTCAAATCTCACTATTTCTGGcagattattataattattattaaattcttAATACATTTAGTCCTATCTGATAGCCAAAAAGAAAACGAATCTCAGTACTTTATTAAACATTATGCTACTAATTTACCATGCATTTTTCCTCTTTTGTGATACGCGACTTTTGTTGTAGGGACACAAATTGGCAGGCCATTGTTAAACTGTTCAGCATTCAGAGTATATTGTAGTGTATATAAGTGATATATAACCCtggtaatatttattttactatggCAGCGTATTCTGTTTTTATGGGAGTTTTTTTTAGCAGCTGGAAACCAATATTTTAGTCAATTTAAGAATGCTTATTCAACTATTTTCATtcgtttatttttgtttagtctGTAAATCTTGTTTTATCCCCTAATCCACTAAACGTAAAAGACCATTGTTCAGTATTGTTGCATCTATTGTCTGATTTGTTGAACTACCTGCCCAAATCGATTCTTAATTTAACCCCGGACTCATGATTGTGTGCGTTTTTCCAAAGAGCAGTATGTATTTTTCTCAGTTAGAAATATTCTGAAGTAATTTTAATTTGATATACTAAAATATTATTTCTTAATTGGTGTCACGTGCTATGTTGCTTAAATGAAAACAGGTGTTTGTGTGATTGGTCGGTGGAATTTTACTGTCAGTACACTAAAATATGATTGGAGAGGATTGtgatagtttaaaaaaataacatagtCTTGTTATTCTTAATTATATACATTTCTAATAATGACTGATTTTTAACATATAGATACAATATTAAAGTATGTATGTGAAGTCTAAGAAGAAAAGATGTGGAATAGATTCAGTGAAGAAGACTAAAATAACCTGTCGCTGTCCAAAACAGTAGTTCTGAAATGTGCAGTTTCTGAATTCTGTCTTCTCTATACAAGCCGATTAATTTACTTCTTGCTTTCAGAAAGAGTATTAAGGAGATGCTATTTTCCATACTACATGGGTCTGATTTTATGGTTTaactaaatacaaaatatttactaTGAATTTGAATATCTACATATGTTGTTCACTGAGATATGCCTGAGATATACCCTATCATAGTATATTGTTTAAGCAACGCTGTCTCTTTAAAAACATGAGTGTGGTTCCAGTCCCACTCTATTGGTGCCTCATGAGCCAATCAAAGGCCAGCAGAGTACAAAGAGATCTACTCCCTCCCTTTCCTATTGTGTCATTACCCTCACAAGAGAAGCTTCAGCTTGCAGCGTCGGATACAGCGTTGGTTTTCTTTTTTCCACTTGACCCGCAAACAGAATTATTCATTATTTGCAATGATTTATAGGTTAATGCATCGTGCCGTATATTGTGGATATAGGAAATGGAGACTATGATAAGAGAAATGCGGAGAAAATGGTGGATAGTCGGTCTGTTTCATGCTCTTGTTTTGTGGAATATAATTGAGGCACAGATTCGCTACACTATCCCAGAGGAGCTAAACGAGGGCACCGTGGTTGGAAATATCGCAAAAGACCTGGATTTAAAATTATCTGAGGTTTTTGAACGGAATTTGCGGATTGCTTCTGAGTCTGGTAAGCAGTATTTTAGTGTAGATCCAGCCAAAGGAGAGCTAGTTGTGAAGGAAAGAATCGACAGAGAGACATTATGCAGTCAGAGTGTCAGTTGTCTTCTTCCTCTAGAGGCTATTGTAGAAAACCCTTTACAGTTGTATCATGTAGAAATAGAAATTCAAGACATTAATGACAATTCTCCTGTTTTTCAAAATAAAGAGAACACCTTAAGAATCGCCGAGTCTACAGTACCCGGTACAAGATTTCGTTTAGAAGCTGCTAAAGACCTTGATGTTGGCTCAAATTCACTACGTTCCTACACAGTTAGTAAAAACGATAATTTTGTGCTGGATATTAAAACTGAAAAGGATGGTACTAAAGTACCTGAGTTGGTTTTGGAATCCCCTTTGGACAGAGAGAAACAACCAACCCTTAGTGTTTTGCTTACCGCTTTAGATGGAGGAAAACCTGTCAGATCTGGAAAAACTGAaatcaatgtttttgttttagacaACAATGACAATGCACCGTTTTTTGAGAGGCTTCAGTATGAAACAAAACTTGCAGAGAACACAGCAACAGAAACGGTAGTTATTTCAGTTAAAGCTGTTGATCGAGATGAAGGCATTAATAGTGAAATTCGCTATTCGTTTAGTCCGCATACAAATgatgtaatatacagtatgttttctaTTGATTCCATAAATGGCGATATTAAAGTAAACGGTCTAATTGATTATGAAACTGGTAGCTCTTTTAGGTTTGACATTGTTGCTAAAGACAAAGGAGTTCCACCAATGGAAGGTCTTTGTAGCGTGCATATAGATGTTTTAGACATGAACGACAACGCACCAGAAATTATACTAAAGTCAATGCCTAGTCCTGTACGAGAAGACGCTCCTGTTGGAACCGTTGTAGCTTTGATAAGTGGAAAAGATTTAGACACAGGAGACAATGGCAAGGTCAGCCTGGCTATATTACCAGGAGTCCCTTTTACTTTAAAACCTTCTATTTCCAATCATTATACAGTAGTTACTGATGAGAAACTAGACAGAGAGTCTCATTCTGTGTATAATATTGTTATAGTTGCTGCTGATTCTGGATCACCACAACTAACATCTAAGCAGGAGATTCTTGTTAATATATTAGATGTTAATGACAACCCACCTATGTTCATTCAGCCGTTTTACACTgtttatgtaaaagaaaacacGGCTGCCGGGTCGATATTGTGTTCAGTGTTGGCATCTGATCCAGATCAGGGAGAAAATGCCAAAATATCATATTCTGTCTTAGATTCTAGAGTTCTGGACACGCCTGTATCTTCATACGTCTACATCAATTCAGAGAACGGTAGCATTTACAGCATGCACACTTTTGATTATGAGAAAATTAAAGTGTTTCAGATCCAAGTTCAGGCTAAAGATCACGGTTCTCCACCTCTGAGCAGAAACGCCActgttcatgtttttattttggatCAGAACGACAATGCCCCATCTGTCATTTACCCCTCTATTGTCATGGGCTCTCATCAAAGGATACCCCGCACCGCTAAAGCTGGACATCTCGTTACTAAGGTCACAGCAGTGGACGCTGACTCGGGCCATAACGCCTGGATTTCCTATGGGCTCGCGGAGGCCACGGACGCGTCTCTGTTTAGCGTAAATTTACACACGGGAGAGGTGAGGACTAAACGCTTGTTTTCAGAGCAGGATGACTCCTCTCAGAGACTGTTGATAGAGATACAGGACAATGGAGAACCAGTGCAGTCCACCACAGTCACATTGGATGTGCTGATAGAGGACAGCTTTCATGAGCCCATCTCAGACTATCGTAAGAAAACCACAGAACTAAATAAGAAAAGTGGTAAAATCACACTCTATCTGATCATCTCTCTCGCCTCCGTGTCTTTGCTGTGTTTGATGACGTTTTTCATCTTATTGGCTAAATGTGCTCGAAGCAGTAGAGGCAGCTCGAGCTGCTGTATCAGACGGAGCGACTCTGGATATAAAAATCCCAACAGAAACCTGCAGATCCAGCTCAACACTGACGGACCCATTAAGTATGTTGAGGTGCTTGGAGGAGACATGATGTCTCAGAGTCAGTCCTTCGGCTCCTATCTCTCTCCAATGTCCGAATTCAGTGACTTTACTCTCGTGAAGCCCAGCAGCACCACAGATTTTACAGACACGCTCAATGTTCTTGATGCCTCGCTACCTGATAGCACGTGGAAGTTCGAGAGCCAGCAGGTGAGAACTGCGAATCGTTTCATTACATTTTCATTGATGATATATtgtaccatgtgtgtgtgtgtgtatatatatatatatatatatatatatatatatatatatatatatatatgtgtgtgtgtgtgtgtgtgtgtgtgtgagacgttAGGTGCTGACGTTATGTAATTTATAATTTTCGTCTGCAATATTGGTAACCACCTAGTTAGCTTAATTAGGTTAACCTTTAACGATTTAAAGCTTGACATATTTTCGCACATATCATCAATTTGCCCTAAAGACATTAAGTTTGGTTTAATAGCAacacaaaatatttgtaaatttgGAGCCAATATGCACCTTGTTGACTAGAAAGTCAACTAAAGTTCACTTTCGCTTACATTGATGCtgcatatttttgtattgtttaatagGCAACCTACACTGCAGCCATACATAGAAAGGCGATTGTTAAATTGTTtaatttcaattattattatctgttgtggtattttctgaatttgtatatatatataattggagATTCTTGCTAAATGTGTGTATTGTATGCAGTGTTATTCTAGAGACCACACCCGTTTTTGCTAAATGATCCATGGGCTTGAGTacaatattttttgagatgctttCAGCTATTGATAATTTCATAATGTAGTTTTTCCTAATTTTCTAGTGTGTTCTATGTTGTACCACGTATAATATAGAagttaattggattttttttttataatgattgAATGTCAAGTTTaaataataaagtgtgtgtgtgtgtgtgtgtgtgtgtgtgaggggggggttgtaagtatgcgtgtgtgtataagaaaaaaatagatttggtatcgatttccataaaaaaagaaaagaaaaaaagaaaaaatcagcgGAATGTAAGTAGCTCTCCAATACAGTGGTTCTGAAGTTTGCGGCTAAGGCCAGTTAGTTTACTTCTTCCTCTAagctggaaaaaaatattgtttaagaGATGCGATTTTCCCTACCACATGGGTTTTTTTCATGGTTGTAGCGCAATACATTTTGCTATGAATTTTAATAACTACATGCATTTTCACTTTAGCCTGGGACATACCACGGCACACTTTCCTAGCAATACTGTCTCTTTAAAAACATGAGTGTGGTTCCAGTCCCACTCTATTGGTGCCTCGTGAGCCTATCATAGGCCAGACGAGTACAAAGAGATCTACTCCCTCCCCTTCCTATTGTGTCATTACCCTCACAAGAGGAGCTTCATCTTACAGCATCGGGTGCATGCAGGTTTCTTGGTCCACTGGACTagcaaacaaataattatttcttttttgcaaTGATTTATACATTAGTGCGTTGTGCTGTATATTGTGGATATAGGAAATGGAGACTATTATTAGAGAAATGCTGAGAAAATGGTGGATCGCCGGGTTGTTTCATGCTCTTGTTATATGGAATATAATCGAGGCACAGATTCGGTACACTATCCCAGAGGAGCTAAACGAGGGCACCGTGGTTGGAAATATCGCCAAAGACCTGGATTTAAAATTGTCTGAGGTTTTTGAACGGAATTTAAGGATTGCTACTGAATCTGGTAAGCAATTTTTCAGCGTGGATCCAGTCAAAGGAGAGCTGGTTGTAAAGGAAAGAATCGACAGAGAGACATTATGCAGTCAGAGCGCCACTTGTCTTCTTCCTTTAGAGGCTATTGTAGAAAACCCTTTACAGCTGTACCGTGTAGAAATCGAAATTCAGGACATTAATGACAATTCTCCAGTTTTTCAGAACCAGGAGAAGATTTTAAATATAGCGGAGTCAACTGCTCCTGGTGCAAGGTTTCGTTTAGAAGCAGCACAAGACCGTGACGTCGGTTCAAATTCACTTCGGACTTATACCATTAGTAAAAATGATCATTTTGTGCTTGATATGAAATTAGCAAAAGACAGATCTCAGGTTCCTGAACTGGTATTAGAAAAACCTCTAGACAGAGAGAAACAACCAACCATTATCCTTATGCTGACAGCGTTAGATGGAGGAAAACCTGCCAGATCTGGTACTGCCGAACTCACTATTATTATTCTAGATAATAACGACAATGCGCCGGTTTTTGAAAAATATCAATATGAGACAAAGGTTGCTGAAAATACCCCACCAGGTGTCGCAGTCATTACTGTCAAAGCTGTAGATCCAGATGAAGctttaaacaaagaaataacttATTCCTTTGGACCACACACTCCAGATATAATACACATGTCGTTTTCTATCGATACATTGACTGGTGAGGTTAAAGTAAAGAATGAAATAGATTTTGAAGCAGACAAATCTTTTGATTTTGACATTGTAGCCAGAGACAAAGGCACTCCCCCCATGGAAGGTCTTTGTAGCGTTCACCTGGATGTTCTAGATACGAACGACAACGCACCAGAAATTGTATTAAAATCGTTGCCTAGTCCGGTGCGTGAAGACGCACCTATTGGTACTGTAGTAGCTTTGATAAGTGCAAAAGATCTAGACACTGGAGACAATGGCAAAATCAGTCTGAGATTATTACCAGGAGTTCCTTTCAATTTAAAACCCTCAATTTCAAAccattatactttaattactgaCGAGAAACTAGACAGAGAGTCTCACTCTGTATATAATGTTGTTATAGTTGCTACTGATTCTGGATCACCACAACTTACATCTAAGCAGGAGATCCTTGTTAATATTTTAGATGTAAATGACAGTCCACCTATATTTATTCTGCCGTTTTACACTGTTTACATAAAAGAGAACGCGGCTGCAGGGTCGATTTTGTGTTCAGTGTCAGCTTCTGATCCAGATCAGGGAGAAAATGCCAAGGTCA comes from the Astyanax mexicanus isolate ESR-SI-001 chromosome 20, AstMex3_surface, whole genome shotgun sequence genome and includes:
- the LOC111188804 gene encoding protocadherin gamma-C5-like isoform X31, whose protein sequence is MEIMMKEMRRKWWIVGLLHALVVWNIIEAQIRYTIPEEQNEGTVVGNIAKDLDLKLSEVFERKLRIASESGKQFFCVDPAKGELVVKERIDRETLCSQSATCLLPLEAIVENPLQLYRVEIEIQDINDNSPVFQNQEKVLNIAESTAPGVKFRLESARDPDVGSNSLRTYNLSKNKHFVLHIKTENDGTKVPELILESSLDREKQPTLTILLTALDGGNPAKSGTTQITVRVLDINDNSPAFEKTQYEAQVSENAPLGTIIASVKAVDRDEGDNGEILYAFTPHASEVVQNLFNVDIVTGDIKVTNKIDYETHSSFKFDIIATDKGTPPMEGVCSVHIEVLDMNDNAPEIVLKSLPSPIGENATVGTVVALISAKDLDKGDNGKVSLTLLPGAPFILKASISNHYTLITDQKLDRESHSVYSVVVVAVDSGSPQLTSKQEIIVNVLDINDNPPIFTQPFYTVYVKENAAAGSILCSVSASDPDQGENAKISYFVLDSRGMDTPVASYVYINSENGSVFSMHTFDYEKIKVFQIQVQAKDHGSPSLSSNATVHVFVLDQNDNAPSVIYPSAVMGSISHQRIPRSAKPGHLVTKVTAVDADSGHNAWISYRLAEATDASLFSVNLHTGEVRTKRLFSEQDDSSQRLLIEIQDNGEPVQSTTVTLDVLIEDSFHEPISDYRKKTTELNKKSGKITLYLIISLASVSLLCLMTFFILLAKCARSSRGSSSCCIRRSDSGYKNPNRNLQIQLNTDGPIKYVEVLGGDMMSQSQSFGSYLSPMSEFSDFTLVKPSSTTDFTDTLNVLDASLPDSTWKFESQQQKPPNNDWRMPPNQRPGPSGAGPRPEEAGAGAVGGTGPWPNPPTEAEQLQALMAAANANEATATLGPRYNAQYVPDYRQNVYIPGSTATLTANPQQQQMPQQALPPPQALPPTEAPKAAPTPASKKKVTKKDKK
- the LOC111188804 gene encoding protocadherin gamma-C5-like isoform X4, which translates into the protein MEIMMKEMRRKWWIVGLLHALVVWNIIEAQIRYTIPEEQNEGTVVGNIAKDLDLKLSEVFERKLRIASESGKQFFCVDPAKGELVVKERIDRETLCSQSATCLLPLEAIVENPLQLYRVEIEIQDINDNSPVFQNQEKVLNIAESTAPGVKFRLESARDPDVGSNSLRTYNLSKNKHFVLHIKTENDGTKVPELILESSLDREKQPTLTILLTALDGGNPAKSGTTQITVRVLDINDNSPAFEKTQYEAQVSENAPLGTIIASVKAVDRDEGDNGEILYAFTPHASEVVQNLFNVDIVTGDIKVTNKIDYETHSSFKFDIIATDKGTPPMEGVCSVHIEVLDMNDNAPEIVLKSLPSPIGENATVGTVVALISAKDLDKGDNGKVSLTLLPGAPFILKASISNHYTLITDQKLDRESHSVYSVVVVAVDSGSPQLTSKQEIIVNVLDINDNPPIFTQPFYTVYVKENAAAGSILCSVSASDPDQGENAKISYFVLDSRGMDTPVASYVYINSENGSVFSMHTFDYEKIKVFQIQVQAKDHGSPSLSSNATVHVFVLDQNDNAPSVIYPSAVMGSISHQRIPRSAKPGHLVTKVTAVDADSGHNAWISYRLAEATDASLFSVNLHTGEVRTKRLFSEQDDSSQRLLIEIQDNGEPVQSTTVTLDVLIEDSFHEPISDYRKKTTELNKKSGKITLYLIISLASVSLLCLMTFFILLAKCARSSRGSSSCCIRRSDSGYKNPNRNLQIQLNTDGPIKYVEVLGGDMMSQSQSFGSYLSPMSEFSDFTLVKPSSTTDFTDTLNVLDASLPDSTWKFESQQQKPPNNDWRMPPNQRPGPSGQHRFHTLQQRWTPYEKSRAGPRPEEAGAGAVGGTGPWPNPPTEAEQLQALMAAANANEATATLGPRYNAQYVPDYRQNVYIPGSTATLTANPQQQQMPQQALPPPQALPPTEAPKAAPTPASKKKVTKKDKK
- the LOC111188804 gene encoding protocadherin gamma-C5-like isoform X8; the encoded protein is MEIMMKEMRRKWWIVGLLHALVVWNIIEAQIRYTIPEEQNEGTVVGNIAKDLDLKLSEVFERKLRIASESGKQFFCVDPAKGELVVKERIDRETLCSQSATCLLPLEAIVENPLQLYRVEIEIQDINDNSPVFQNQEKVLNIAESTAPGVKFRLESARDPDVGSNSLRTYNLSKNKHFVLHIKTENDGTKVPELILESSLDREKQPTLTILLTALDGGNPAKSGTTQITVRVLDINDNSPAFEKTQYEAQVSENAPLGTIIASVKAVDRDEGDNGEILYAFTPHASEVVQNLFNVDIVTGDIKVTNKIDYETHSSFKFDIIATDKGTPPMEGVCSVHIEVLDMNDNAPEIVLKSLPSPIGENATVGTVVALISAKDLDKGDNGKVSLTLLPGAPFILKASISNHYTLITDQKLDRESHSVYSVVVVAVDSGSPQLTSKQEIIVNVLDINDNPPIFTQPFYTVYVKENAAAGSILCSVSASDPDQGENAKISYFVLDSRGMDTPVASYVYINSENGSVFSMHTFDYEKIKVFQIQVQAKDHGSPSLSSNATVHVFVLDQNDNAPSVIYPSAVMGSISHQRIPRSAKPGHLVTKVTAVDADSGHNAWISYRLAEATDASLFSVNLHTGEVRTKRLFSEQDDSSQRLLIEIQDNGEPVQSTTVTLDVLIEDSFHEPISDYRKKTTELNKKSGKITLYLIISLASVSLLCLMTFFILLAKCARSSRGSSSCCIRRSDSGYKNPNRNLQIQLNTDGPIKYVEVLGGDMMSQSQSFGSYLSPMSEFSDFTLVKPSSTTNFTDTLNVLDASLPDSTWTFESQQQKPPNNDWRMPPNQRPGPSGQHRFHTLQQRWTPYEKSRAGPRPEEAGAGAVGGTGPWPNPPTEAEQLQALMAAANANEATATLGPRYNAQYVPDYRQNVYIPGSTATLTANPQQQQMPQQALPPPQALPPTEAPKAAPTPASKKKVTKKDKK
- the LOC111188804 gene encoding protocadherin gamma-C5-like isoform X32 — its product is MEIMMKEMRRKWWIVGLLHALVVWNIIEAQIRYTIPEEQNEGTVVGNIAKDLDLKLSEVFERKLRIASESGKQFFCVDPAKGELVVKERIDRETLCSQSATCLLPLEAIVENPLQLYRVEIEIQDINDNSPVFQNQEKVLNIAESTAPGVKFRLESARDPDVGSNSLRTYNLSKNKHFVLHIKTENDGTKVPELILESSLDREKQPTLTILLTALDGGNPAKSGTTQITVRVLDINDNSPAFEKTQYEAQVSENAPLGTIIASVKAVDRDEGDNGEILYAFTPHASEVVQNLFNVDIVTGDIKVTNKIDYETHSSFKFDIIATDKGTPPMEGVCSVHIEVLDMNDNAPEIVLKSLPSPIGENATVGTVVALISAKDLDKGDNGKVSLTLLPGAPFILKASISNHYTLITDQKLDRESHSVYSVVVVAVDSGSPQLTSKQEIIVNVLDINDNPPIFTQPFYTVYVKENAAAGSILCSVSASDPDQGENAKISYFVLDSRGMDTPVASYVYINSENGSVFSMHTFDYEKIKVFQIQVQAKDHGSPSLSSNATVHVFVLDQNDNAPSVIYPSAVMGSISHQRIPRSAKPGHLVTKVTAVDADSGHNAWISYRLAEATDASLFSVNLHTGEVRTKRLFSEQDDSSQRLLIEIQDNGEPVQSTTVTLDVLIEDSFHEPISDYRKKTTELNKKSGKITLYLIISLASVSLLCLMTFFILLAKCARSSRGSSSCCIRRSDSGYKNPNRNLQIQLNTDGPIKYVEVLGGDMMSQSQSFGSCLSPMSEFSDFTLVKPSSTTDFTDTLNVLDASLPDSTWKFESQQQKPPNNDWRMPPNQRPGPSGAGPRPEEAGAGAVGGTGPWPNPPTEAEQLQALMAAANANEATATLGPRYNAQYVPDYRQNVYIPGSTATLTANPQQQQMPQQALPPPQALPPTEAPKAAPTPASKKKVTKKDKK
- the LOC111188804 gene encoding protocadherin gamma-C5-like isoform X5, with the translated sequence MEIMMKEMRRKWWIVGLLHALVVWNIIEAQIRYTIPEEQNEGTVVGNIAKDLDLKLSEVFERKLRIASESGKQFFCVDPAKGELVVKERIDRETLCSQSATCLLPLEAIVENPLQLYRVEIEIQDINDNSPVFQNQEKVLNIAESTAPGVKFRLESARDPDVGSNSLRTYNLSKNKHFVLHIKTENDGTKVPELILESSLDREKQPTLTILLTALDGGNPAKSGTTQITVRVLDINDNSPAFEKTQYEAQVSENAPLGTIIASVKAVDRDEGDNGEILYAFTPHASEVVQNLFNVDIVTGDIKVTNKIDYETHSSFKFDIIATDKGTPPMEGVCSVHIEVLDMNDNAPEIVLKSLPSPIGENATVGTVVALISAKDLDKGDNGKVSLTLLPGAPFILKASISNHYTLITDQKLDRESHSVYSVVVVAVDSGSPQLTSKQEIIVNVLDINDNPPIFTQPFYTVYVKENAAAGSILCSVSASDPDQGENAKISYFVLDSRGMDTPVASYVYINSENGSVFSMHTFDYEKIKVFQIQVQAKDHGSPSLSSNATVHVFVLDQNDNAPSVIYPSAVMGSISHQRIPRSAKPGHLVTKVTAVDADSGHNAWISYRLAEATDASLFSVNLHTGEVRTKRLFSEQDDSSQRLLIEIQDNGEPVQSTTVTLDVLIEDSFHEPISDYRKKTTELNKKSGKITLYLIISLASVSLLCLMTFFILLAKCARSSRGSSSCCIRRSDSGYKNPNRNLQIQLNTDGPIKYVEVLGGDMMSQSQSFGSCLSPMSEFSDFTLVKPSSTTDFTDTLNVLDASLPDSTWKFESQQQKPPNNDWRMPPNQRPGPSGQHRFHTLQQRWTPYEKSRAGPRPEEAGAGAVGGTGPWPNPPTEAEQLQALMAAANANEATATLGPRYNAQYVPDYRQNVYIPGSTATLTANPQQQQMPQQALPPPQALPPTEAPKAAPTPASKKKVTKKDKK